In the Papio anubis isolate 15944 chromosome 15, Panubis1.0, whole genome shotgun sequence genome, one interval contains:
- the CBY2 gene encoding spermatid-associated protein isoform X2 has protein sequence MSPLECSECFGDQLLHRTYTWQLTLTGAAEPFPRLHNLHSIPRCAQQAALPRLSRRMASQHSYPLNRFSSVPLDPMERPMSQADLELDYNPPRVQLSDEMFVFQDGRWVNENCRLQSPYFSPSASFHHKLHHKRLAKEFVLQEENKSLREENKALREENRMLRKENKILQVFWEEHKASLGREESRPPSPLPQKDSASLEVVKKDHVALQVPRGKEDSTLQLLREENRALQQLLEQKQAYWTQTEDAAAPAEESKPAPSPHEEPCSPGLLQDQGSGLSSHFEEPRGPPAPQEDSKTLRALREMVSNMSGPSGEEEAKAGPGLPDGCQPLQLLREMRQALQALLKENRLLQEENRTLQVLRAEHRGFQEENKALWENNKLKLQQKLVIDTVTEVTARMEMLIEELYAFMPGRSQDPKKPSRV, from the coding sequence ACGGGCGCAGCCGAGCCCTTCCCGAGGCTCCACAACTTGCACAGCATCCCTCGCTGCGCGCAGCAGGCCGCCCTGCCCCGGCTGAGCCGCAGGATGGCGAGCCAGCACTCCTACCCGCTGAACCGCTTCTCCTCCGTGCCCTTAGACCCCATGGAGCGCCCCATGTCTCAGGCCGACCTGGAGCTGGACTACAACCCGCCGCGGGTGCAGCTCAGCGACGAGATGTTCGTGTTCCAGGACGGGCGCTGGGTGAACGAGAACTGCCGCCTGCAGTCTCCCTACTTCTCCCCATCCGCCTCCTTCCACCACAAGCTGCACCACAAGAGGCTGGCCAAGGAGTTCGTGCTGCAGGAGGAGAACAAGTCTCTGCGGGAGGAGAACAAGGCCCTGCGCGAGGAGAACAGGATGCTCCGCAAGGAGAACAAAATCCTGCAGGTCTTCTGGGAGGAGCACAAGGCCTCGCTGGGCCGGGAGGAGAGCCGGCCCCCCTCACCGCTGCCGCAAAAGGACAGCGCGTCCCTGGAGGTGGTGAAGAAGGACCACGTCGCCCTGCAGGTGCCCCGCGGCAAGGAGGACAGCACCCTGCAGCTACTCCGGGAGGAGAACCGCGCgctgcagcagctgctggagCAGAAACAGGCCTACTGGACCCAGACAGAGGACGCAGCCGCCCCCGCCGAGGAAAGCAAGCCCGCCCCCTCGCCCCACGAGGAGCCCTGCAGCCCCGGGCTGCTGCAGGACCAGGGCTCCGGCCTCTCCTCCCACTTCGAGGAGCCCAGAGGGCCCCCCGCCCCGCAGGAGGACTCCAAGACCCTGCGCGCCCTGCGGGAGATGGTCAGCAACATGTCCGGGCCCTCCGGGGaggaggaggccaaggcgggcccgGGCCTGCCCGACGGCTGCCAGCCCCTGCAGCTGCTGAGAGAGATGAGGCAGGCGCTGCAGGCCCTGCTCAAGGAGAACCGGCTCCTGCAGGAGGAGAACAGGACCCTGCAGGTGCTACGGGCGGAGCACAGGGGCTTCCAGGAGGAAAACAAGGCCCTGTGGGAGAACAACAAGCTGAAGCTGCAGCAGAAGCTGGTCATCGACACCGTGACCGAGGTCACCGCGCGCATGGAGATGCTCATCGAGGAGCTCTACGCCTTCATGCCGGGCAGGAGCCAGGACCCCAAGAAGCCCAGCAGGGTCTGA
- the CBY2 gene encoding spermatid-associated protein isoform X3, with amino-acid sequence MQPEGLKCRMEESKAETGAAEPFPRLHNLHSIPRCAQQAALPRLSRRMASQHSYPLNRFSSVPLDPMERPMSQADLELDYNPPRVQLSDEMFVFQDGRWVNENCRLQSPYFSPSASFHHKLHHKRLAKEFVLQEENKSLREENKALREENRMLRKENKILQVFWEEHKASLGREESRPPSPLPQKDSASLEVVKKDHVALQVPRGKEDSTLQLLREENRALQQLLEQKQAYWTQTEDAAAPAEESKPAPSPHEEPCSPGLLQDQGSGLSSHFEEPRGPPAPQEDSKTLRALREMVSNMSGPSGEEEAKAGPGLPDGCQPLQLLREMRQALQALLKENRLLQEENRTLQVLRAEHRGFQEENKALWENNKLKLQQKLVIDTVTEVTARMEMLIEELYAFMPGRSQDPKKPSRV; translated from the coding sequence ACGGGCGCAGCCGAGCCCTTCCCGAGGCTCCACAACTTGCACAGCATCCCTCGCTGCGCGCAGCAGGCCGCCCTGCCCCGGCTGAGCCGCAGGATGGCGAGCCAGCACTCCTACCCGCTGAACCGCTTCTCCTCCGTGCCCTTAGACCCCATGGAGCGCCCCATGTCTCAGGCCGACCTGGAGCTGGACTACAACCCGCCGCGGGTGCAGCTCAGCGACGAGATGTTCGTGTTCCAGGACGGGCGCTGGGTGAACGAGAACTGCCGCCTGCAGTCTCCCTACTTCTCCCCATCCGCCTCCTTCCACCACAAGCTGCACCACAAGAGGCTGGCCAAGGAGTTCGTGCTGCAGGAGGAGAACAAGTCTCTGCGGGAGGAGAACAAGGCCCTGCGCGAGGAGAACAGGATGCTCCGCAAGGAGAACAAAATCCTGCAGGTCTTCTGGGAGGAGCACAAGGCCTCGCTGGGCCGGGAGGAGAGCCGGCCCCCCTCACCGCTGCCGCAAAAGGACAGCGCGTCCCTGGAGGTGGTGAAGAAGGACCACGTCGCCCTGCAGGTGCCCCGCGGCAAGGAGGACAGCACCCTGCAGCTACTCCGGGAGGAGAACCGCGCgctgcagcagctgctggagCAGAAACAGGCCTACTGGACCCAGACAGAGGACGCAGCCGCCCCCGCCGAGGAAAGCAAGCCCGCCCCCTCGCCCCACGAGGAGCCCTGCAGCCCCGGGCTGCTGCAGGACCAGGGCTCCGGCCTCTCCTCCCACTTCGAGGAGCCCAGAGGGCCCCCCGCCCCGCAGGAGGACTCCAAGACCCTGCGCGCCCTGCGGGAGATGGTCAGCAACATGTCCGGGCCCTCCGGGGaggaggaggccaaggcgggcccgGGCCTGCCCGACGGCTGCCAGCCCCTGCAGCTGCTGAGAGAGATGAGGCAGGCGCTGCAGGCCCTGCTCAAGGAGAACCGGCTCCTGCAGGAGGAGAACAGGACCCTGCAGGTGCTACGGGCGGAGCACAGGGGCTTCCAGGAGGAAAACAAGGCCCTGTGGGAGAACAACAAGCTGAAGCTGCAGCAGAAGCTGGTCATCGACACCGTGACCGAGGTCACCGCGCGCATGGAGATGCTCATCGAGGAGCTCTACGCCTTCATGCCGGGCAGGAGCCAGGACCCCAAGAAGCCCAGCAGGGTCTGA